The Coffea arabica cultivar ET-39 chromosome 9e, Coffea Arabica ET-39 HiFi, whole genome shotgun sequence genome has a window encoding:
- the LOC140014840 gene encoding gibberellin 2-beta-dioxygenase-like isoform X1, which produces MVVLSQPVLDNFSTIKTCKFPTSSFYCGIPVIDLLDRDAKTHIVKACQEFGFFKLVNHGVPLEFITGLEAEATKFFNLSQMEKEKAGKANPFGYGNKRIGSNGDVGWVEYLLLNTNPDDIHQKKITIPGDAEKFWSLVNDYMSAVRNLACEVLEMIADGLKIEPRYALSRLVRDEKSDTFFRLNHYPPCPELQALCGRNLIGFGEHTDPQIISVLRSNNTSGLQISLRDGTWVSVPPDQYSFFFNVGDSLQVMTNGRFRSVRHRVVADGVKSRVSMIYLGGPPLTEKIAPLPSLMEQGEESLYKEFTWSEYKKSAYNTRLGDNRLAFFEKSAGQ; this is translated from the exons ATGGTAGTGTTATCTCAGCCAGTTCTTGACAATTTCTCCACCATCAAAACATGCAAATTCCCCACCTCCAGCTTTTACTGTGGAATTCCAGTGATAGACCTATTAGACCGTGATGCCAAGACACATATAGTTAAGGCGTGCCAAGAGTTTGGATTCTTCAAGCTTGTCAACCATGGTGTTCCACTAGAGTTCATAACGGGATTAGAAGCTGAAGctaccaagtttttcaatttgtCACAGATGGAGAAAGAAAAAGCTGGCAAGGCAAACCCTTTCGGCTATGGAAACAAAAGAATTGGCTCAAATGGTGATGTAGGATGGGTTGAGTATCTTCTCTTGAACACAAATCCTGATGACATTCACCAGAAAAAGATCACGATACCTGGAGATGCAGAAAAGTTTTG GTCTCTTGTAAATGACTACATGTCAGCTGTGAGAAATTTGGCTTGTGAAGTTCTGGAAATGATAGCTGATGGTTTGAAGATAGAGCCAAGATATGCGTTAAGCAGGCTTGTAAGGGATGAGAAAAGTGATACTTTCTTCAGGCTAAACCACTATCCGCCATGTCCAGAACTTCAAGCATTGTGTGGTCGAAATTTGATTGGTTTTGGGGAGCACACAGACCCACAAATTATTTCTGTTTTAAGATCGAACAACACATCAGGCCTGCAAATCTCACTCAGAGACGGGACATGGGTATCAGTCCCTCCTGATCAGTACtcctttttctttaatgttggTGACTCCTTGCAG GTGATGACTAATGGAAGATTTAGGAGTGTAAGGCACAGAGTTGTGGCAGATGGAGTAAAATCTAGGGTGTCCATGATCTACCTTGGAGGGCCACCTTTGACTGAAAAGATAGCACCTCTACCCTCACTAATGGAACAAGGAGAAGAAAGTTTGTACAAGGAATTCACATGGAGTGAATACAAGAAATCGGCTTACAACACAAGGCTGGGGGACAATAGGCTTGCATTCTTTGAGAAATCTGCTGGCCAATGA
- the LOC140014840 gene encoding gibberellin 2-beta-dioxygenase-like isoform X2 — translation MVVLSQPVLDNFSTIKTCKFPTSSFYCGIPVIDLLDRDAKTHIVKACQEFGFFKLVNHGVPLEFITGLEAEATKFFNLSQMEKEKAGKANPFGYGNKRIGSNGDVGWVEYLLLNTNPDDIHQKKITPKFNFSCFAYRSLVNDYMSAVRNLACEVLEMIADGLKIEPRYALSRLVRDEKSDTFFRLNHYPPCPELQALCGRNLIGFGEHTDPQIISVLRSNNTSGLQISLRDGTWVSVPPDQYSFFFNVGDSLQVMTNGRFRSVRHRVVADGVKSRVSMIYLGGPPLTEKIAPLPSLMEQGEESLYKEFTWSEYKKSAYNTRLGDNRLAFFEKSAGQ, via the exons ATGGTAGTGTTATCTCAGCCAGTTCTTGACAATTTCTCCACCATCAAAACATGCAAATTCCCCACCTCCAGCTTTTACTGTGGAATTCCAGTGATAGACCTATTAGACCGTGATGCCAAGACACATATAGTTAAGGCGTGCCAAGAGTTTGGATTCTTCAAGCTTGTCAACCATGGTGTTCCACTAGAGTTCATAACGGGATTAGAAGCTGAAGctaccaagtttttcaatttgtCACAGATGGAGAAAGAAAAAGCTGGCAAGGCAAACCCTTTCGGCTATGGAAACAAAAGAATTGGCTCAAATGGTGATGTAGGATGGGTTGAGTATCTTCTCTTGAACACAAATCCTGATGACATTCACCAGAAAAAGATCACG ccaaaatttaatttttcttgttttgcatATAGGTCTCTTGTAAATGACTACATGTCAGCTGTGAGAAATTTGGCTTGTGAAGTTCTGGAAATGATAGCTGATGGTTTGAAGATAGAGCCAAGATATGCGTTAAGCAGGCTTGTAAGGGATGAGAAAAGTGATACTTTCTTCAGGCTAAACCACTATCCGCCATGTCCAGAACTTCAAGCATTGTGTGGTCGAAATTTGATTGGTTTTGGGGAGCACACAGACCCACAAATTATTTCTGTTTTAAGATCGAACAACACATCAGGCCTGCAAATCTCACTCAGAGACGGGACATGGGTATCAGTCCCTCCTGATCAGTACtcctttttctttaatgttggTGACTCCTTGCAG GTGATGACTAATGGAAGATTTAGGAGTGTAAGGCACAGAGTTGTGGCAGATGGAGTAAAATCTAGGGTGTCCATGATCTACCTTGGAGGGCCACCTTTGACTGAAAAGATAGCACCTCTACCCTCACTAATGGAACAAGGAGAAGAAAGTTTGTACAAGGAATTCACATGGAGTGAATACAAGAAATCGGCTTACAACACAAGGCTGGGGGACAATAGGCTTGCATTCTTTGAGAAATCTGCTGGCCAATGA